One segment of Triticum aestivum cultivar Chinese Spring chromosome 2A, IWGSC CS RefSeq v2.1, whole genome shotgun sequence DNA contains the following:
- the LOC123185875 gene encoding aquaporin TIP2-3 — MVKLAFGSLGDSFSATSVRSYVAEFIATLLFVFAGVGSAISYGQLTQGGALDPAGLVAIAIAHAFALFVGVAMAANISGGHLNPAVTFGLAVGGHVTILTGLFYWVAQLLGATVACLLLQFVTHGQPMPTHAVSGISEVEGVVMEIVITFALVYTVYATAADPKKGSLGTIAPMAIGFIVGANILAAGPFSGGSMNPARSFGPAVAAGNFSGHWVYWVGPLIGGGLAGLVYGDVFIASYQPVGHQEYP; from the exons ATGGTGAAGCTTGCATTTGGAAGCTTGGGCGACTCGTTCAGCGCCACGTCCGTCAGATCCTATGTCGCGGAGTTCATCGCCACCCTCCTCTTCGTGTTCGCCGGCGTCGGGTCCGCCATTTCCTACG GGCAACTGACGCAGGGTGGCGCGCTGGACCCCGCTGGCCTTGTGGCGATCGCCATCGCCCATGCCTTCGCCCTCTTCGTCGGTGTGGCCATGGCGGCCAACATCTCCGGCGGCCACCTGAACCCCGCCGTCACGTTCGGCCTCGCCGTCGGCGGCCACGTCACCATCCTCACTGGGCTCTTCTACTGGGTCGCCCAGCTGCTCGGCGCCACCGTGGCATGCCTCCTCCTGCAGTTTGTCACCCACGGCCAG CCTATGCCGACGCACGCCGTGTCCGGGATCAGCGAGGTCGAGGGCGTGGTGATGGAGATCGTGATCACCTTCGCGCTGGTGTACACGGTGTACGCCACGGCGGCCGACCCCAAGAAGGGCTCCCTCGGCACCATCGCGCCCATGGCGATCGGCTTCATCGTCGGCGCCAACATCCTCGCCGCCGGGCCCTTCAGCGGCGGCTCCATGAACCCGGCGCGCTCCTTCGGCCCGGCCGTGGCGGCCGGCAACTTCTCCGGCCACTGGGTGTACTGGGTCGGGCCGCTCATCGGCGGCGGCCTCGCCGGGCTCGTCTACGGCGACGTGTTCATCGCCTCCTACCAGCCGGTCGGCCACCAGGAGTACCCGTGA
- the LOC123190131 gene encoding O-fucosyltransferase 29 isoform X1: MGRKPDPAKPHYGGGSASPKTARRAQPSPVFLGTALFVLGFVSLFTGHIVTDADWSRIRSRWRSNQVRNTEPIDIWKSRYSNLYYGCSGRSPKLRSAVSENSSTGYLLIATSGGLNQQRIGITDAVVVAWILNATLVVPELDHRSFWKDDSEFSDIFDTDWFISYLSKDVTVVKRIPYEVMISMDKLPWTMRAPRKSMPEFYIDEVLPILMRRRALQLTKFDYRLTNDLDEELQKLRCRVNFHALRFKRPIQTLGKKLVRRLRVMSSRYVAIHLRFEPDMLAFSGCYYGGGEKERKELAEIRKRWDTLPQDLSAEDERTRGKCPLTPHEIGLMLRALGFGNETYLYVASGEIYGGEETLRPLRELFPNFYTKELLAGDDLKPFLPFSSRLAAVDFIVCDESDVFVTNNNGNMAKVLAGRRRYMGHKRTIRPNTRKLNVLFQTRNQTGWDTFSRKVKKIQRGLMGEPDDPRHGRDDFHEMPSSCICQRVPVNRSATIQTRNLLSQLR, encoded by the exons ATGGGGAGGAAGCCTGATCCGGCGAAGCCACACTACGGCGGCGGCTCCGCCTcgccgaagacggcgaggagggCTCAGCCTTCCCCGGTGTTCCTGGGCACGGCTCTATTCGTCCTAGGCTTCGTATCGCTCTTCACCGGGCACATCGTCACCGACGCCGACTGGTCGCGGATCCGGAGCCGGTGGCGGTCCAATCAG GTTCGAAACACTGAACCCATTGATATTTGGAAATCAAGGTATTCCAACTTGTACTATGGATGCAGCGGGAGGAGCCCAAAATTAAGAT CTGCTGTGTCGGAGAACAGTTCTACCGGCTACTTGCTGATTGCTACTAGCGGGGGACTGAACCAACAACGCATAGGG ATAACAGATGCTGTTGTTGTTGCCTGGATTTTGAATGCCACACTTGTTGTGCCCGAGTTAGACCACCGCTCATTCTGGAAGGATGACAG CGAATTCTCCGATATTTTTGACACGGACTGGTTCATATCGTACCTATCAAAGGATGTAACTGTTGTTAAAAGGATCCCTTATGAAGTTATGATATCGATGGATAAACTTCCATGGACTATGCGGGCACCTAGAAAATCCATGCCTGAGTTTTACATTGATGAAGTTTTGCCTATTCTGATGCGAAGGAGA GCTTTGCAGCTCACGAAGTTTGATTATCGGCTCACGAATGATCTTGATGAAGAATTGCAGAAGTTACGGTGTCGAGTAAACTTTCATGCATTAAGATTCAAAAGGCCCATACAAACTCTGGGTAAAAAATTGGTGCGAAGGTTGAGAGTCATGAGCTCACGATATGTCGCCATTCACTTGAG GTTTGAACCTGACATGCTTGCATTTTCTGGCTGTTACTATGGTGGTGgtgaaaaagaaagaaaggaactTGCTGAAATTAGGAAACGGTGGGATACATTACCT CAGGACTTGAGTGCTGAGGATGAGCGTACTAGGGGAAAATGTCCATTAACTCCTCATGAAATTGGTTTAATGCTGCGAGCTCTTGGTTTTGGCAATGAAACTTACCTGTATGTTGCTTCTGGAGAAATATATGGCGGGGAAGAAACTCTCCGGCCTCTGCGCGAACTCTTTCCAAACTTCTACACCAAGGAGTTGCTTGCTGGGGATGATCTGAAACCATTCCTTCCTTTTTCTTCACGATTGGCTGCTGTTGACTTCATTGTATGTGATGAGAGTGATGTTTTTGTTACCAATAATAACGGAAACATGGCCAAGGTGTTAGCTGGGCGCAG GCGATACATGGGCCATAAGAGAACTATTCGCCCAAACACAAGAAAGCTCAATGTATTATTTCAGACACGGAATCAAACGGGTTGGGATACATTTTCACGGAAGGTAAAGAAAATCCAGCGGGGCCTTATGGGGGAACCAGATGATCCCAGACATGGACGAGATGATTTCCATGAAATGCCATCATCTTGTATCTGCCAAAGAGTGCCAGTGAACAGATCGGCAACGATACAAACTCGAAACTTGTTATCTCAATTGAGATAG
- the LOC123185876 gene encoding probable aquaporin TIP5-1: MASNLGMRLKHCFSPPSLRSYFAEFISTFLFVFTAVGSAISARMLTPDVTSDASSLVATAVAQSFGLFAAVFIAADVSGGHVNPAVTFAFAIGGNIGVPTAIFYWTCQLLGSTLACLVLHFLSAGQAVPTTRIAVEMTGFGASIVEGVMTFLLVYTVHVAGDPRAQGRKGLATTALGALVVGFMTGACVLAAGSLTGASMNPARSFGPAVVSGDFKNQAVYWAGPMIGAAVAAVVHQNLMFPSAPEPLPHESRHGSVEPVVV, from the exons ATGGCGTCCAACCTCGGCATGCGCTTGAAGCACTGCTTCTCGCCGCCGTCCCTCCGGTCCTACTTCGCCGAGTTCATCTCCACCTTCCTCTTCGTGTTCACCGCCGTCGGCTCCGCCATCTCCGCCA GGATGCTCACGCCCGACGTCACGTCCGACGCCTCGTCTCTGGTGGCCACCGCCGTCGCGCAGTCGTTCGGGCTCTTCGCCGCGGTGTTCATCGCCGCCGACGTCTCCGGCGGCCACGTCAACCCGGCCGTCACGTTCGCCTTCGCCATCGGCGGCAACATCGGTGTCCCGACCGCCATCTTCTACTGGACGTGCCAACTGCTCGGCTCCACACTCGCCTGCCTCGTCCTCCACTTCCTCTCCGCCGGCCAG GCCGTGCCGACGACGAGGATCGCGGTGGAGATGACCGGGTTCGGCGCGTCGATCGTGGAGGGGGTGATGACGTTCTTGCTCGTGTACACCGTGCACGTCGCCGGCGACCCTCGCGCACAAGGCAGGAAGGGGCTCGCAACGACAGCGCTGGGTGCGCTGGTGGTCGGGTTCATGACGGGCGCCTGCGTGCTGGCGGCGGGCTCGCTCACGGGCGCGTCCATGAACCCCGCGCGGTCGTTCGGGCCGGCGGTTGTCAGCGGCGACTTCAAGAACCAGGCCGTGTACTGGGCCGGTCCCATGATCGGTGCGGCCGTCGCGGCGGTGGTGCATCAGAACCTGATGTTCCCGTccgcgccggagccgctgccgcaCGAGTCGCGCCATGGGAGCGTGGAACCGGTGGTTGTGTGA
- the LOC123190131 gene encoding O-fucosyltransferase 29 isoform X2, which yields MGRKPDPAKPHYGGGSASPKTARRAQPSPVFLGTALFVLGFVSLFTGHIVTDADWSRIRSRWRSNQVRNTEPIDIWKSRYSNLYYGCSGRSPKLRSAVSENSSTGYLLIATSGGLNQQRIGITDAVVVAWILNATLVVPELDHRSFWKDDSEFSDIFDTDWFISYLSKDVTVVKRIPYEVMISMDKLPWTMRAPRKSMPEFYIDEVLPILMRRRALQLTKFDYRLTNDLDEELQKLRCRVNFHALRFKRPIQTLGKKLVRRLRVMSSRYVAIHLRFEPDMLAFSGCYYGGGEKERKELAEIRKRWDTLPDLSAEDERTRGKCPLTPHEIGLMLRALGFGNETYLYVASGEIYGGEETLRPLRELFPNFYTKELLAGDDLKPFLPFSSRLAAVDFIVCDESDVFVTNNNGNMAKVLAGRRRYMGHKRTIRPNTRKLNVLFQTRNQTGWDTFSRKVKKIQRGLMGEPDDPRHGRDDFHEMPSSCICQRVPVNRSATIQTRNLLSQLR from the exons ATGGGGAGGAAGCCTGATCCGGCGAAGCCACACTACGGCGGCGGCTCCGCCTcgccgaagacggcgaggagggCTCAGCCTTCCCCGGTGTTCCTGGGCACGGCTCTATTCGTCCTAGGCTTCGTATCGCTCTTCACCGGGCACATCGTCACCGACGCCGACTGGTCGCGGATCCGGAGCCGGTGGCGGTCCAATCAG GTTCGAAACACTGAACCCATTGATATTTGGAAATCAAGGTATTCCAACTTGTACTATGGATGCAGCGGGAGGAGCCCAAAATTAAGAT CTGCTGTGTCGGAGAACAGTTCTACCGGCTACTTGCTGATTGCTACTAGCGGGGGACTGAACCAACAACGCATAGGG ATAACAGATGCTGTTGTTGTTGCCTGGATTTTGAATGCCACACTTGTTGTGCCCGAGTTAGACCACCGCTCATTCTGGAAGGATGACAG CGAATTCTCCGATATTTTTGACACGGACTGGTTCATATCGTACCTATCAAAGGATGTAACTGTTGTTAAAAGGATCCCTTATGAAGTTATGATATCGATGGATAAACTTCCATGGACTATGCGGGCACCTAGAAAATCCATGCCTGAGTTTTACATTGATGAAGTTTTGCCTATTCTGATGCGAAGGAGA GCTTTGCAGCTCACGAAGTTTGATTATCGGCTCACGAATGATCTTGATGAAGAATTGCAGAAGTTACGGTGTCGAGTAAACTTTCATGCATTAAGATTCAAAAGGCCCATACAAACTCTGGGTAAAAAATTGGTGCGAAGGTTGAGAGTCATGAGCTCACGATATGTCGCCATTCACTTGAG GTTTGAACCTGACATGCTTGCATTTTCTGGCTGTTACTATGGTGGTGgtgaaaaagaaagaaaggaactTGCTGAAATTAGGAAACGGTGGGATACATTACCT GACTTGAGTGCTGAGGATGAGCGTACTAGGGGAAAATGTCCATTAACTCCTCATGAAATTGGTTTAATGCTGCGAGCTCTTGGTTTTGGCAATGAAACTTACCTGTATGTTGCTTCTGGAGAAATATATGGCGGGGAAGAAACTCTCCGGCCTCTGCGCGAACTCTTTCCAAACTTCTACACCAAGGAGTTGCTTGCTGGGGATGATCTGAAACCATTCCTTCCTTTTTCTTCACGATTGGCTGCTGTTGACTTCATTGTATGTGATGAGAGTGATGTTTTTGTTACCAATAATAACGGAAACATGGCCAAGGTGTTAGCTGGGCGCAG GCGATACATGGGCCATAAGAGAACTATTCGCCCAAACACAAGAAAGCTCAATGTATTATTTCAGACACGGAATCAAACGGGTTGGGATACATTTTCACGGAAGGTAAAGAAAATCCAGCGGGGCCTTATGGGGGAACCAGATGATCCCAGACATGGACGAGATGATTTCCATGAAATGCCATCATCTTGTATCTGCCAAAGAGTGCCAGTGAACAGATCGGCAACGATACAAACTCGAAACTTGTTATCTCAATTGAGATAG